A region of the Pseudomonas sp. A34-9 genome:
GAGGAATACGCCATGAGCAACAAATCCGTAATCGCCGCCTGCCTGTTTGCCGCCCTGAACATCTGCACGCTGTCGGCCCGCGCCGAAGCCGATGTCACCCCGCAAACCTACACCTACGGCACCCACCTGGATATCCAGAAGGTGATCTCGCTGAAACAGGACAACTCGGTGACGTGCGGCATTGTCCAGGCGCGCATGACTTATCTCGATTCGACCGGCCAGACCCGCGTGCTCGATTACAGCAAATTTGCCGACGGCTGCCACAACGACAACTGAGTCTTCAACGGCAACCAGGCCAACTCTTTATAGAAGGAACAACACCATGAACAACCTCTCGCGCTTTTTCACCGCCATCGCGTTCTCCCTGGCCGGCGTCGGCGCCCATGCCAACGCTGCGGTTGAACAGCATAGCTGCCACAGCGGCACCTGCTTGCAACTGACCCCGGTGGCCAGGCAGGGCAGCGATGGTCTGATTGCGGCGGACGGCTCCAGCCGCACGCCCCAAGGCCAGATGTTTGCCGAGAACGGCGCCAGCCGTACGCCGCAGAGCCACTGGCTGGAAACCCAGAGCGTTTGAACACCTCATCACAGTCATTGAACCAAGGTGATTCACTATGTACCTCATCGCATTCCTCGGCGGTCTGCTGACCGTACTCAGCCCCTGCATCCTGCCGGTGGTGCCGTTTCTGTTTGCCGGTACCCAACGCAGCCGCGCGGCGATTTTGTTGACCCTCGGCGGCATGGCCCTGACCTTTGCCTTGATTGCGAGCCTCGCCGTGGTCAGCAGCGAGTGGGTGGTTCAGGCCAGCAACAGCGGACGTTACGTCGCACTGATCGTGATGAGTGTGTTCGCTCTGTCGCTGATGTCGGCGCGGATTGGCGACTGGCTGACGCGGCCCTTCGTGATGCTCGGCAATCGCCTCGATCCGGGCGCGCGCAAGAAGGCCGGACCGATGGGCTCGATCATGCTCGGCGTGGCCACGGGGTTGCTGTGGGCGCCGTGTGCCGGTCCGATTCTCGGGGTGATTCTCAGCGGGGCCATGTTGCAAGGTGCCAATGCGCAGACCAGCCTGTTGCTGTTGGCCTACGGCGCCGGCAGTGCATTGTCGCTGGGCACGCTGATTTTCACCGGGCGCCGCTTGGTCAACCGCTTGAAACCGTCGATCCCTGTCACCGGTTGGCTGCGCCGTGGGGCCGGTGTGGCGGTGCTCGCCACTGCCGCCGTGATTGCCACGGGCACCGATAAAACCTTGCTGGCCAACACGTCATCCGCAGGCGTGGCGCGTGTCGAAAAAAGCCTGTTGGAAAACGTGCCGAAAGTGCTCGATTACGTCGTCAGCAAAGTCCGCGCGGACTCG
Encoded here:
- a CDS encoding DUF2790 domain-containing protein; amino-acid sequence: MSNKSVIAACLFAALNICTLSARAEADVTPQTYTYGTHLDIQKVISLKQDNSVTCGIVQARMTYLDSTGQTRVLDYSKFADGCHNDN
- a CDS encoding cytochrome c biogenesis protein DipZ, which codes for MYLIAFLGGLLTVLSPCILPVVPFLFAGTQRSRAAILLTLGGMALTFALIASLAVVSSEWVVQASNSGRYVALIVMSVFALSLMSARIGDWLTRPFVMLGNRLDPGARKKAGPMGSIMLGVATGLLWAPCAGPILGVILSGAMLQGANAQTSLLLLAYGAGSALSLGTLIFTGRRLVNRLKPSIPVTGWLRRGAGVAVLATAAVIATGTDKTLLANTSSAGVARVEKSLLENVPKVLDYVVSKVRADSPMEQGQGAMPSLSGAVQWLNSPELNADSLRGKVVLVDFWTYDCINCQHTLPYVKDWAQKYEKDGLVVIGVHTPEYGYERIIDNVKDQVKKLGITYPVAIDNNYAIWRNFDNQYWPAHYLIDARGQVRYSHFGEGRYETQEQMIQQLLKEAKAPAA